A window of the Streptomyces sp. JB150 genome harbors these coding sequences:
- the cbiE gene encoding precorrin-6y C5,15-methyltransferase (decarboxylating) subunit CbiE gives MITVVGTGTGAPAPREAVAGAELVVGGRRHLDAVRLPEGAERIVLGPLAPALDAMEPYVEKDRPVVVLASGDPGFFGIVRALVERFGPERLDVRAGVSSVAAAFARVGLPWEDAVVVSAHGREPRTAVNVCRAHPKVAVLTGPGAGPAELGAALRDTGRVLVVASALGDPERERVERVTPAEAAARDWGTAVSVVLSLDPRRALGAVRTVAGPAVRPAGWALQEDAFAHRDSMITKFEVRALALARLGPRLGDLVWDVGAGSGSVAVECARLGAAVVAVEKAADGVERIRANAAAHGVDVRVVHGAAPDALSGLDDDPDAVFVGGGGRELPAVVTACARRARRTVVVAMAALDRVPAAREALTSAGFSCDGVLLQSSRLAPLPGDVTRLAATNPVFLLWGVRNPVIEEGVAQ, from the coding sequence GTGATCACCGTGGTCGGCACGGGCACCGGGGCGCCCGCGCCGCGGGAGGCGGTGGCCGGGGCGGAGCTGGTCGTCGGCGGGCGGCGCCACCTGGACGCCGTACGGCTGCCGGAGGGCGCCGAGCGGATCGTGCTCGGGCCGCTGGCGCCCGCGCTGGACGCCATGGAGCCGTACGTCGAGAAGGACCGGCCCGTGGTGGTGCTGGCCTCGGGCGATCCCGGGTTCTTCGGGATCGTGCGGGCGCTGGTCGAGCGGTTCGGGCCCGAGCGGCTGGACGTGCGGGCCGGGGTGTCCTCGGTGGCCGCCGCGTTCGCGCGGGTGGGACTGCCGTGGGAGGACGCGGTGGTGGTCAGCGCGCACGGGCGGGAGCCGCGCACGGCGGTGAACGTGTGCCGGGCGCACCCGAAGGTGGCGGTGCTGACCGGGCCGGGAGCCGGGCCCGCCGAGCTGGGCGCGGCGCTGCGGGACACCGGGCGGGTACTGGTCGTCGCGTCCGCGCTGGGCGATCCGGAGCGGGAGCGGGTGGAGCGGGTGACGCCCGCCGAGGCGGCGGCCCGGGACTGGGGTACGGCGGTCAGTGTCGTGCTGTCCCTCGATCCGAGGCGGGCGCTGGGCGCGGTGCGCACGGTGGCCGGTCCGGCCGTACGGCCCGCCGGATGGGCGCTTCAGGAGGACGCGTTCGCCCACCGCGACTCGATGATCACCAAGTTCGAGGTGCGGGCGCTGGCCCTGGCCCGGTTGGGCCCCCGCCTCGGCGACCTGGTGTGGGACGTGGGCGCGGGCTCCGGCTCGGTGGCCGTGGAGTGCGCGCGGCTGGGCGCGGCGGTGGTCGCCGTGGAGAAGGCGGCGGACGGGGTGGAGCGGATCCGCGCCAACGCCGCCGCGCACGGTGTGGACGTGCGGGTGGTGCACGGGGCGGCGCCGGACGCGCTGTCCGGTCTCGACGACGACCCGGACGCGGTGTTCGTCGGCGGCGGGGGGCGTGAACTGCCCGCCGTCGTCACCGCGTGCGCGCGGCGCGCGCGGCGCACGGTGGTCGTCGCCATGGCCGCGCTGGACCGGGTGCCGGCCGCGCGGGAGGCCCTGACGAGCGCCGGGTTCTCCTGCGACGGGGTGCTGCTCCAGTCGTCCCGGCTCGCGCCGCTGCCCGGGGACGTGACCCGGCTCGCGGCGACCAATCCGGTTTTTCTGCTGTGGGGTGTCAGAAACCCCGTGATCGAAGAGGGAGTTGCCCAGTGA
- a CDS encoding ZIP family metal transporter, with translation MAVLVALGAFLMTLAGGWTAQRVTDRRHLVLGLAGGLMLGVVGLDLLPEALTAAGTEVHGVPAALLLFVAGFLVAHLVERLLAARQAAHGAEEHDGRTPEVGLTAAAAMVGHSAMDGVAIGAAFQVGHGMGVAVALAVIAHDFADGFNTFTLATVYGNARRRAVAMLVADAVAPVAGAASTLLFSLPEPLLGGYLGFFGGALLYLAAAEILPEAHHEHPARSTLLCTVAGAAFIWLVVGIAE, from the coding sequence ATGGCGGTGCTCGTCGCGCTCGGCGCGTTCCTGATGACGCTGGCCGGCGGCTGGACGGCGCAGCGTGTGACCGACCGCCGCCACCTGGTGCTGGGCCTGGCCGGCGGCCTGATGCTGGGCGTCGTCGGCCTCGACCTGCTGCCGGAGGCGCTGACCGCGGCGGGCACCGAGGTGCACGGCGTCCCGGCGGCCCTGCTGCTCTTCGTGGCCGGTTTCCTCGTAGCCCATCTGGTGGAACGTCTGCTGGCCGCCCGGCAGGCCGCGCACGGCGCGGAGGAACACGATGGGCGGACCCCCGAGGTCGGTCTGACCGCCGCCGCCGCGATGGTCGGCCACAGCGCGATGGACGGCGTCGCCATCGGCGCCGCCTTCCAGGTCGGCCACGGCATGGGCGTCGCCGTCGCGCTCGCCGTCATCGCCCACGACTTCGCGGACGGCTTCAACACCTTCACGCTCGCGACCGTCTACGGCAACGCCCGCCGCCGCGCCGTCGCGATGCTGGTCGCGGACGCCGTCGCCCCCGTCGCCGGAGCCGCCTCCACGCTGCTGTTCAGCCTGCCCGAACCGCTGCTCGGCGGCTATCTCGGGTTCTTCGGCGGCGCGCTGCTGTATCTCGCGGCGGCCGAGATCCTGCCCGAGGCCCACCACGAGCACCCGGCCCGCTCGACCCTGCTGTGCACGGTCGCGGGCGCCGCGTTCATCTGGCTGGTGGTCGGCATCGCCGAGTGA
- the cobJ gene encoding precorrin-3B C(17)-methyltransferase: MIGLISATAAGAAARDRLAAAWPDRTRVYDGPVKDAVRRAFAECEQLVCFLATGAVVRLLAPLLDDKASDPGVVCVDEGGRYAVSLVGGHGGGANELARAVGSVLGAEPVVTTATDAVGIAGLDTLGLPVEGEVAAVSRALLDGEPVALRTEVAWPLPPLPVAEDGPYAVRVTDRLVEPAAREAVLRPPTLVVGVGASKGAPVEEVLGLVEEALRDAGLSARSVAELATVDAKAEEPGIVGAAARLGVPLVTYPAEELAAVEVPNPSDAPLAAVGTPSVAEAAALVRGGELLVPKRKSAASPAMATCAVVRRPGRGRLAVVGLGPGARDLLTPRAKAELERASVLVGLDQYVDQIRDLLRPGTRILESGLGAEEERARTAVAEARKGQAVALIGSGDAGVYAMASPALAEASDDIDVVGVPGVTAALAAAAILGAPLGHDHVSISLSDLHTPWEVIERRVRAAAAADIVVTFYNPRSRGRDWQLPKALAILAEHRDPATPVGVVRNASRADESSRLTTLAELDPATVDMMTVVTVGNTATRAIAGRMVTPRGYRWQASQEDPK, encoded by the coding sequence GTGATCGGCCTCATTTCCGCCACCGCGGCGGGAGCGGCGGCGCGGGACCGGCTGGCCGCGGCGTGGCCGGACCGTACGCGCGTGTACGACGGACCCGTCAAGGACGCCGTGCGGCGGGCGTTCGCCGAGTGCGAGCAGCTGGTGTGCTTCCTCGCTACGGGTGCGGTCGTCCGGCTGCTCGCGCCGCTGCTGGACGACAAGGCGTCCGACCCGGGTGTGGTGTGCGTCGACGAGGGCGGGCGGTACGCCGTGTCGCTGGTCGGCGGGCACGGCGGCGGCGCCAACGAGCTGGCCCGCGCGGTCGGTTCGGTGCTGGGCGCGGAGCCGGTGGTGACGACGGCGACCGACGCCGTCGGCATCGCGGGCCTCGACACGCTCGGGCTGCCCGTGGAGGGCGAGGTCGCGGCGGTGTCGCGGGCGCTGCTCGACGGGGAGCCGGTGGCGCTGCGCACGGAGGTGGCGTGGCCGCTGCCGCCGCTGCCGGTCGCCGAGGACGGGCCGTACGCGGTCCGGGTGACGGACCGGCTGGTCGAGCCCGCCGCGCGGGAGGCCGTGCTGCGTCCGCCGACCCTCGTCGTCGGGGTGGGCGCCTCGAAGGGCGCGCCCGTCGAGGAGGTGCTGGGGCTGGTCGAGGAGGCGCTGCGGGACGCGGGGCTGTCCGCGCGCAGTGTCGCGGAGCTGGCCACCGTGGACGCCAAGGCGGAGGAGCCCGGCATCGTCGGCGCCGCCGCCCGGCTGGGCGTGCCGCTGGTGACGTACCCCGCCGAGGAACTGGCCGCGGTGGAGGTTCCCAACCCGTCCGACGCGCCGCTGGCCGCCGTGGGCACGCCGTCAGTGGCGGAGGCGGCGGCGCTGGTGCGCGGCGGTGAACTCCTCGTCCCCAAGCGCAAGTCGGCGGCCAGCCCGGCGATGGCGACCTGCGCGGTCGTCCGGCGGCCCGGGCGCGGGCGGCTCGCGGTGGTCGGGCTCGGGCCGGGCGCCCGCGACCTGCTCACGCCCCGCGCGAAGGCCGAGCTGGAGCGGGCGTCGGTGCTGGTCGGACTGGACCAGTACGTCGACCAGATCCGCGACCTGCTGCGGCCCGGCACCCGAATTCTGGAGTCCGGGCTGGGCGCGGAGGAGGAGCGGGCGCGCACGGCGGTCGCCGAGGCCCGCAAGGGGCAGGCGGTCGCGCTGATCGGCAGCGGGGACGCGGGCGTGTACGCGATGGCCTCCCCCGCTCTCGCCGAGGCGTCCGACGACATCGACGTGGTCGGGGTGCCGGGCGTGACCGCGGCGCTCGCGGCGGCGGCGATCCTGGGCGCGCCGCTCGGCCACGACCACGTCTCGATCAGCCTGTCCGACCTGCACACGCCGTGGGAGGTCATCGAGCGGCGGGTGCGGGCGGCGGCCGCGGCGGACATCGTCGTGACCTTCTACAACCCGCGCTCGCGCGGCCGTGACTGGCAGCTGCCGAAGGCGCTCGCGATCCTCGCCGAGCACCGGGACCCGGCCACGCCGGTCGGTGTCGTGCGCAACGCGTCGCGGGCCGACGAGTCCAGCCGGCTCACCACGCTGGCGGAGCTGGACCCCGCGACGGTCGACATGATGACGGTCGTGACGGTGGGCAACACCGCCACCCGCGCGATCGCGGGCCGCATGGTGACGCCGCGCGGCTACCGCTGGCAGGCATCGCAGGAGGACCCGAAGTGA
- a CDS encoding sirohydrochlorin chelatase: MTTPPPALLIAGHGTRDDAGAEAFRDFVRELGRRNPDLPVAGGFIELSPPPLGEAVTELVERGVRRFAAVPLMLVSAGHAKGDIPAALAREKERHPGISYTYGRPLGPHPALLSVLERRLDEALGGTARTPEDRADVTVLLVGRGSTDPDANAEVHKAARLLWEGRGYAGVETAFVSLAAPDVPSGLDRCAKLGAKRIVVLPYFLFTGILPDRVRQQTEGWAAAHPEIEVRSADVIGPEPELLDLVMERYQEALKGDLRMNCDSCVYRIALPGFEDKVGMPQQPHYHPDDDGHHHGHGHGHGHHHHGGHAHTHAH; the protein is encoded by the coding sequence GTGACCACCCCGCCGCCCGCCCTGCTCATCGCCGGCCACGGCACCCGGGACGACGCCGGAGCCGAGGCGTTCCGCGACTTCGTCCGGGAGCTGGGGCGCCGCAACCCGGACCTGCCCGTCGCGGGCGGCTTCATCGAGCTGTCCCCGCCGCCGCTCGGCGAGGCCGTGACCGAGCTGGTGGAGCGGGGCGTGCGCCGGTTCGCGGCGGTGCCGCTGATGCTGGTGTCCGCCGGGCACGCCAAGGGTGACATCCCGGCCGCGCTGGCCCGCGAGAAGGAGCGCCACCCCGGCATCTCGTACACGTACGGCCGTCCGCTCGGCCCGCACCCGGCGCTGCTGTCCGTGCTGGAGCGGCGGCTGGACGAGGCGCTGGGCGGCACGGCCCGCACCCCCGAGGACCGCGCGGACGTCACCGTGCTGCTGGTCGGGCGCGGTTCGACGGACCCCGACGCCAACGCCGAGGTGCACAAGGCGGCGCGGCTGCTGTGGGAGGGGCGCGGGTACGCCGGGGTGGAGACGGCGTTCGTGTCGCTGGCCGCGCCGGACGTGCCGAGCGGGCTGGACCGGTGCGCGAAGCTGGGCGCGAAGCGGATCGTCGTGCTGCCGTACTTCCTGTTCACCGGCATCCTGCCGGACCGGGTGCGGCAGCAGACCGAGGGCTGGGCGGCGGCGCACCCGGAGATCGAGGTGCGCTCGGCCGACGTCATCGGGCCGGAGCCGGAGCTGCTGGACCTGGTGATGGAGCGGTACCAGGAGGCCCTGAAGGGCGACCTGCGGATGAACTGCGACTCGTGCGTGTACCGGATCGCGCTGCCCGGCTTCGAGGACAAGGTGGGCATGCCCCAGCAGCCGCACTACCACCCCGACGACGACGGCCACCACCACGGGCACGGCCACGGACACGGGCATCACCATCACGGGGGGCACGCACACACCCATGCGCACTGA
- the cobI gene encoding precorrin-2 C(20)-methyltransferase yields MSSRLVGVGVGPGDPELVTVKGVNALRAAEVVVVPVMDTGERGRAEATVLHYVPEDKVVRVVFALNERTDRGRREAAWDAAGERVAELLRARGAVAFATIGDPNVYSTFTYLAQTVAALVPGTVVETVPGITAMQDLAARSGAVLTEGTEPLTLVPVTAGAAVLKDALNGPGTVVAYKFGRQAAEVAEALRESGRLQGAVWGSALGLPEESIRPAAELDGAPLPYLSTLIAPAPRDGGRGGKL; encoded by the coding sequence ATGAGCAGCAGGCTGGTCGGGGTCGGGGTCGGTCCGGGCGACCCGGAGCTGGTGACCGTGAAGGGCGTGAACGCGCTGCGCGCCGCCGAGGTCGTGGTGGTGCCCGTGATGGACACCGGCGAGCGCGGGCGCGCGGAGGCGACCGTGCTGCACTACGTGCCCGAGGACAAGGTCGTCCGGGTGGTGTTCGCGCTGAACGAGCGGACCGACCGGGGGCGGCGCGAGGCGGCCTGGGACGCGGCCGGCGAGCGGGTCGCGGAACTGCTGCGGGCGCGGGGCGCGGTGGCGTTCGCGACCATCGGGGACCCGAACGTGTACTCGACGTTCACGTATCTCGCGCAGACCGTGGCCGCGCTGGTGCCGGGCACGGTGGTCGAGACGGTGCCCGGGATCACCGCCATGCAGGACCTCGCGGCGCGCTCGGGTGCCGTGCTGACGGAGGGCACCGAGCCGCTGACGCTGGTGCCGGTGACGGCGGGCGCGGCCGTGCTGAAGGACGCGCTGAACGGGCCGGGGACGGTCGTGGCGTACAAGTTCGGGCGGCAGGCCGCCGAGGTCGCCGAGGCGCTGCGCGAGAGCGGGCGGCTCCAGGGCGCCGTGTGGGGGTCGGCGCTGGGGCTGCCGGAGGAGTCGATCCGGCCGGCCGCCGAGCTGGACGGGGCGCCGCTGCCGTATCTGTCGACGCTGATCGCGCCCGCGCCGCGGGACGGCGGACGGGGCGGGAAACTGTGA
- the cobM gene encoding precorrin-4 C(11)-methyltransferase: protein MADTPAGKVTFVGAGPGAADLLTFRAARAIAEADIVIWAASLVQAEVLEHARKDAEVLDSATMSLEDVVAVYRRAHAEGLRVARIHSGDPALWGGTQEQLDRCHEIGIATEIVPGVSSFSAVAALAQRELTIPEVAQSVVLTRLGGGKTPMPPGEEVREFARHGTTMAIFLSAARSGQLVRELLEGGYPTTTPVVVAYQATWPEELVVKCTIGTLEETVKEHKLWKHTLFLVGPALDAHGTRSHLYHPGHFHGYRKADPEARKALRARGAQQ from the coding sequence ATGGCCGACACCCCCGCCGGCAAGGTGACCTTCGTCGGTGCCGGCCCCGGCGCCGCCGACCTGCTGACGTTCCGCGCCGCGCGCGCGATCGCCGAGGCCGACATCGTGATCTGGGCGGCGAGCCTGGTCCAGGCGGAGGTGCTGGAGCACGCCCGGAAGGACGCGGAGGTCCTGGACTCGGCGACGATGTCGCTGGAGGACGTGGTCGCCGTCTACCGGCGGGCGCACGCCGAGGGGCTGAGGGTGGCCCGCATCCACTCCGGCGACCCCGCCCTGTGGGGCGGCACCCAGGAGCAGCTGGACCGCTGCCACGAGATCGGCATCGCCACGGAGATCGTGCCGGGCGTGTCGTCGTTCTCCGCGGTGGCCGCGCTGGCGCAGCGGGAGCTGACCATCCCGGAGGTGGCGCAGTCGGTGGTGCTGACCCGGCTGGGCGGCGGCAAGACGCCGATGCCGCCCGGCGAGGAGGTCCGCGAGTTCGCCAGGCACGGCACCACCATGGCCATCTTCCTGTCGGCGGCGCGCAGCGGGCAGCTGGTGCGGGAGCTGCTGGAGGGCGGCTATCCGACGACGACGCCGGTGGTCGTGGCGTACCAGGCGACGTGGCCGGAGGAGCTGGTCGTGAAGTGCACGATCGGCACGCTGGAGGAGACGGTCAAGGAGCACAAGCTGTGGAAGCACACGCTGTTCCTGGTCGGCCCGGCCCTCGACGCGCACGGCACCCGCTCGCACCTGTACCACCCGGGGCACTTCCACGGGTACCGCAAGGCCGACCCGGAGGCCCGCAAGGCGCTGCGCGCGCGGGGTGCCCAGCAGTGA
- a CDS encoding dienelactone hydrolase family protein gives MRAMATRTVAYPADGLTMIGHLALPAGAGRRPAVLLGPEGMGLSDVERRRADALAELGHVALAFDLHGGRYLSDPEEMLARCLPLLADPDRMRHIGHAALDVVRAEPRTDPDRIAAIGYGTGGAIALELGRAGVDLRAIGTVNATTTGRPGEAARIRCPVWAGVGSEDPIMPPAQREAFAAEMQAAGVDWRLAVYGGALHGFHHPTVDHPVVPGVGYHPQQARRAWRDVVALLADCLPVTEDPGT, from the coding sequence ATGAGGGCGATGGCAACGCGTACGGTCGCATACCCGGCCGACGGTCTGACGATGATCGGGCACCTCGCGCTCCCGGCCGGTGCCGGCCGCCGGCCCGCGGTGCTGCTCGGACCGGAGGGCATGGGGCTCAGCGACGTCGAGCGTCGCCGGGCCGATGCGCTCGCCGAGCTGGGCCACGTGGCGCTGGCCTTCGACCTCCACGGCGGGCGCTACCTGAGCGACCCCGAGGAGATGCTGGCCCGTTGCCTGCCGCTGCTCGCCGATCCCGACCGGATGCGGCACATCGGCCACGCGGCACTCGACGTGGTGCGCGCCGAGCCCCGGACCGACCCCGACCGGATCGCCGCCATCGGCTACGGCACCGGGGGCGCCATCGCGCTCGAACTCGGGCGAGCCGGCGTCGACCTGCGCGCGATCGGGACCGTCAACGCCACCACCACGGGCCGGCCGGGCGAGGCGGCGCGCATCCGCTGCCCGGTGTGGGCCGGGGTCGGATCGGAGGACCCGATCATGCCGCCCGCGCAACGGGAGGCGTTCGCCGCCGAGATGCAGGCCGCGGGCGTCGACTGGCGCCTCGCGGTCTACGGCGGCGCCCTGCACGGCTTCCACCACCCGACGGTCGACCACCCCGTGGTCCCCGGTGTCGGCTACCACCCACAGCAGGCGCGGCGCGCCTGGCGCGATGTCGTCGCCCTGCTCGCCGACTGCCTGCCCGTGACGGAGGACCCGGGGACCTGA
- a CDS encoding precorrin-8X methylmutase, with protein MNRVVHPIERESFRRLRARLDTSHFPPLTRAVVERVIHSAADLDYADDLVMDEAALEKAYAALHAGAPVVVDVEMVAAGITRRETVCRLKDAKAGPGLTRSAHAVRLAYEQVGPGALWVIGCAPTALEELLTLDADPALVIGLPVGFVGAAESKAALRESGLPAVSNVSEKGGSAVAAAALNALLYHPTSYSEETS; from the coding sequence GTGAACCGCGTCGTCCACCCCATCGAGCGGGAGTCCTTCCGGCGGCTGCGCGCCCGCCTGGACACCTCGCACTTCCCGCCGCTGACCCGCGCGGTGGTGGAGCGGGTCATCCACTCCGCCGCCGACCTCGACTACGCCGACGACCTGGTCATGGACGAGGCCGCGCTGGAGAAGGCGTACGCCGCGCTGCACGCCGGGGCGCCCGTCGTCGTGGACGTCGAGATGGTCGCCGCCGGCATCACCCGGCGGGAGACGGTCTGCCGGCTGAAGGACGCGAAGGCCGGTCCGGGCCTCACCCGTTCCGCGCACGCCGTGCGGCTGGCCTACGAGCAGGTCGGGCCGGGCGCGCTGTGGGTGATCGGCTGCGCGCCGACCGCCCTGGAGGAACTGCTCACGCTGGACGCCGATCCGGCGCTCGTCATCGGTCTGCCGGTCGGTTTCGTCGGCGCGGCCGAGTCCAAGGCCGCGTTGCGCGAGAGCGGGCTGCCCGCCGTGAGCAACGTGTCCGAGAAGGGCGGGTCTGCGGTCGCCGCCGCCGCGCTCAACGCCCTGCTGTACCACCCGACTTCGTACTCCGAGGAGACATCGTGA
- the cobC gene encoding Rv2231c family pyridoxal phosphate-dependent protein CobC: MRTDDGHDLRHHGDAEVRDDGSALTDLAVNVRSGTPPAWLREVIAGSLDGLAAYPDGRAARAAVAARHGLPAERVLLTAGAAEAFVLLARALKVRRPVVVHPQFTEPEAALRDAGHTVDRVLLREEDGFRLDPGLVPEDADLVVIGNPTNPTSVLHPAAAIATLARPGRTLVVDEAFMDAVPGEREALAGRTDVPGLVVLRSLTKTWGLAGLRIGYVLAAPETVAELERAQPLWPVSTPALAAAEACVAPRALAEAAHAAHRIAADRAYLVAGLGSFEEAGVRVVSPAEGPFVLVRLPGAAAVRHRLRELGFALRRGDTFPGLGEEWLRVAVRDRGTVDRLLGALRVALGGG; the protein is encoded by the coding sequence ATGCGCACTGACGACGGGCACGATCTGCGTCATCACGGTGACGCGGAGGTCCGCGACGACGGCTCCGCCCTCACCGACCTGGCGGTGAACGTACGGTCCGGCACTCCCCCGGCGTGGCTGCGGGAGGTGATCGCCGGCTCGCTCGACGGGCTCGCCGCCTACCCCGACGGGCGGGCCGCGCGGGCGGCCGTCGCCGCGCGGCACGGGCTGCCGGCGGAGCGGGTGCTGCTGACGGCGGGTGCGGCGGAGGCGTTCGTGCTGCTGGCGCGCGCGCTGAAGGTGCGCCGGCCGGTGGTCGTGCACCCGCAGTTCACCGAGCCGGAGGCGGCGCTGCGGGACGCGGGCCACACGGTGGACCGGGTGCTGCTGCGCGAGGAGGACGGGTTCCGGCTGGATCCGGGGCTCGTCCCGGAGGACGCCGACCTCGTGGTGATCGGCAACCCGACCAACCCGACGTCGGTGCTGCACCCGGCCGCCGCGATCGCCACGCTGGCCCGTCCCGGGCGGACGCTCGTCGTGGACGAGGCGTTCATGGACGCGGTGCCCGGCGAGCGGGAGGCGCTGGCCGGGCGGACGGACGTGCCCGGCCTGGTGGTCCTGCGCAGTCTGACGAAGACGTGGGGGCTGGCGGGGCTGCGGATCGGGTACGTGCTCGCCGCGCCGGAGACCGTCGCCGAGCTGGAGCGGGCGCAGCCGTTGTGGCCGGTGTCCACGCCCGCGCTGGCGGCGGCCGAGGCGTGTGTGGCGCCGCGGGCGCTGGCGGAGGCGGCGCACGCGGCGCACCGGATCGCGGCGGACCGGGCGTATCTGGTGGCCGGGCTGGGCTCGTTCGAGGAGGCCGGGGTGCGGGTGGTGTCCCCCGCGGAGGGGCCTTTCGTGCTGGTCCGCCTGCCCGGAGCAGCGGCCGTACGGCACCGGCTGCGGGAGCTGGGCTTCGCGCTGCGGCGCGGGGACACGTTCCCGGGGCTGGGTGAGGAGTGGCTGCGGGTCGCGGTGCGGGACCGGGGGACGGTGGACCGGTTGCTGGGGGCGCTGCGGGTGGCGCTGGGCGGGGGCTGA